The nucleotide sequence AGTATGCTCGTTTCTCCTTGATAACACTGTGCTTGATATTCGCCATCAATCAGCCGATTTATGGTCAGTGTGGGCTGCTTGGGTGACCCAATATACTGCACTCCTCCCAATCCTGCATAATCTGTAATCCAATACTCCATCACTCCTAGCGTTTCATAATCATTTAATTTGATGCGGTAATCATCTCGCCAGTTAGTACTGACAACTTCAATGATTAAAGGTGGTGGAATATAAGCAGCCGCAGAGGCAGAACTTTGACGCATTCGTTCCCATTCGTCTTTAGCAAACACCACAATGTCAGCTTTGCGACTTGACTCATTTTCTCCAGGGGGGGAGTTCAGTCTGACTTGTTTACTTTGGCGAGGAACGTAGGGCAACTTCAGGGATTGGCAATGGTCAATCAGGAGACGGCATAGCCCTTCGACAACATCCTCATGTTTCGCTGTGGGTTCACTGAGGGGCATGGCAACTCCATTGACCAGTTCAAAGGATCTGCCGGAGCCATCATCCCAATTGAGAAATTCCTCGAAGGTCAGTGGCTTTTTGACAATTGCAACCATTGCTGTTGCCCCTTTAAACAGGTTGGCTCTCTGTTATCATCCCTCTACTTTAAAGTAATTTATAAAGTAATTTACTCTGCCTCAGGTCTCTGGCTCGATCGCCATCGCCAAAGGTGTGAAATAAGGGATACATCCAGATTGGCACTGGTGCATTGGGGTAACTGGCAGGTTATAGCTACATGCATACTTCTTGGGGGGGGCGATCGCGCCGCCCTCAGTAGCTGTTAGCAACAGCCGCCATGAAAGATAGAATTTGCTTTTCCCAGGTCCAATCTTTAATAAAATCGGCAGCGGCGGTGCCCCGGTGGCTGGCTTCCCGGTGATTGGTATAAATACGTTCCAGGGTTTCAACCACCTCTTCCACATCGGATTCGCCCCAGCCTTCGACGTTGACAGGCAGGTCAGTGGCTTTAACAGGGCGCTGAGACTGGAGGGGATAGCCAAGATTATGGCGGATCAGATCCAGGTTACCAGTGTTGGCAGAGAGCAGGGTGGGAATCCCGCAGGCGAGGCTGGCGATTGCGTTCAGGTTAATGCCGACTTCGCAACGGCTGGGAAAGAGGGCAGCATCGGCTTCTCGGAGAACCTGGCCCAGTTGGGGATAGGGCACAGCCCCCAGCGTCAAAAAGGAGTCTGATGGTAATCCATTGGCCAGTAGCCATTCCCTCACCCGTAGTTGCCCGGTCTGGGCACCAGCGGGCAAGTCTGGGACATTGCCAGATAGCTCTAATGCTTTTAAGCTGGCGCTGCCAACAGAATGCCATGCCGTTACCAGAAGTGCTTCTGGATGGCGACTGTAGAAGGCTTTGAACGCTGAGATGACGATATCCGCCCCCCGACTGTAGCTCAGTTCACCGCCAGAAAAGATGACAAAGCGATCGCCAAACAGGTTTGCGGTGGCTCCTGGGTAAACCAATGTTGGATCAACCCCTTGCATGGCAATCTGGATGGGGTTCAGTCCCCAACTTCTGAACCGTTCTGTCATCCAGGTGGAAGCTGTCAGGAGTCTGGAACAGTGACGGGCGCGGGCGATCGCGTCAGGGGTGAGGCTACTGACTGAACCAGCCAGCCCGATATGACAGGCATCTTTCAACTGCCCTGGAGCCTGGGGAAGCACAACGGATTCTCCCAATGAACTTACTATCCATTGTTTACCAGGGACACTCTGAGCCTCAGGTGGAGCAAGCAAAGGTCGCAAAAGTGCCTGATACAGGGATGGTAGAGATTCATCGATGGAAGCAGTCAAAACTGGGCGCAACTGGGGGTTCTTCAACAGTGCCAGCGCCAGGTAAACTCCATAAATCCCCTGATCCGACACCAGATCAAGATTCCAGCAGATATTGACCTCGGTTCTCGGATGCCTTCCCGCACTCCCGCGTCTTCCCTTTTCTCCATCCCTAAGGTCTAAGGGCTGCTCCGTTCCTTTAATCCCTGGTTTTGCCGTCCCAACCTTCTGCCGCAACGCCACTTCTACCTGTTCAAATACACTCTGCCAGTCTCCCGGCTGGTTCTGGCGAAACAGGCGCATGGTGGGATACCAGGGGCTATCCTGCCGCTCCAGCATCCAGCGCCAGTCGGGAGAATAGGACAGCAGCAGCCACACTGGTTTGCCCAGTGCCCCCGCCAGGTGCGCCACTGCCGTATCAACGCTAATGATCAGATCAAACTGAGCGATCGCGGCTGCTGTATCAGCAAAATCTTCCAGCCTGCCACTCATATCTTCAATGGGGAGATTGGGATTAGCCTGTAATTCAGCCGCCCCATCCCCCTTCTGGAGACTGTAAAAGTGAACGCCTGGCAGATTGATGAGGGATTGGAAGTGCTCCAGCTTGCAGGAACGGTAACGATTGTTTTTGTGGTCCGGGTTGCCTGCCCAGACGATGCCAATTTTGAGGGGGAGGGGTAAGGAGGGAGGAGTGAGAAGTGAGAAGTGAGAAGTGGGGGGAAAAGGGGGGGAGGCGAGATAGGGAATGGAAGCAGGAATGGTGTCCAGGGTGGTACCCAGGATGTGAGGCAGACTTAACAGAGGGGCATGGGTATCGAAGGGGGGCAGGGGAGAACCCTGGACAATCAGGTGATCAATACCGGGGGCGGTTTCCAGCAAGCGGCGCAGAAGCGGCTGGCATTCCACCAGGACGTTTCCACCACGGGCTTTGACGAGGGGAGCATAGCGAATGAACTGGATGGTGTCGCCCATTCCCTGTTCAGCATGGAGGAGGATGGTTTTGCCCTCCAGGGAGGAGCCATCCCACAGGGGTTGGGAAAAGGGGCGGGGTGCCCAGTTTTTTTGTCGCCAGCGCCATTCATATTCGGCAAAACCATTTTTCAGGTCGCCCTGGAGCAGCAGGGCGTGTCCCAGGTTCTTGTGGGCCTCCGGGTACCAGGGCGCAAGCTGAACGGCTCGCCGGTAGCTGGCGATCGCCGCCTCCAGGTGCGCCAACCGACGTTGCACAAATCCCAGGCTGTAGTAAGCATCGGCAAAGTCGGGCTTGAGGGCAACTGCCCGCTGGCAATGGATCAGGGCTTCCTCTAACTGGTCCTGTTCTTGTAGCACGGTGCCCAGGTTGTATTGGGCATCCGCATGGTCCGGGTTAAGCGTAATTGCCCGCCGGTAGTGGGCGATCGCCGCCTCTGGATTCCCCTGTTCCCGCAGGGCACTGCCCAGATTGCACCAGGCATCGGCAAAATTCGGCTCCTGCTGAAGTACCTGGCGAAATTGGGCGATCGCGGACTCAAGCTGTCCACTCCGACACAGGATAACCGCCAGCAAGTGGCGAGTTTCCACCTGCCCAGGTTGTACTGCCAGAATCTGGCGGCAGACCCGTTCTGCTTCCGCCAGATTCCCGTCGTTATAGTACTGGAGGACAGTTTCAAGCCCTTGAGAAGGAAGAACAGTTTCGGATTTTGGAGGTTGGGAGCCTGGGGAACCTGTCGGGATGGTTGGGGTTGGCGATTTTTTCCTGGCTTTCTGGGGGTGTTTTGCCTGTTTGTGTTGCGTTGCCGGATTCGGTTCCGGCTCACCAAACCCGGTTCCCTGAAACGATAGTCCCACCCCTGGCTGCTGGTAACCTTCAACCAGACTGCTGACGGCAGTGCTCACCGCCTTTCTGGTGGCGGGTTTCTCTCCCAGTGCCTGTCTGACCTGGGCAATCACCCCTGCCCAGTCTCCCGGAACTGCCTGGCGGAACACCTGCATAGTGGGATACCAGGGGCTATCCTGCCGCTCCAGCATCCAGCGCCAGTCGGGGGCATAGGGGAGCAGTAACCAGACTCGCTGACCCATCGCCCCTGCCAGATGGGTGACAGCTGTGTCCACTGAAATGACCAGGTCAAGTTGGTTAACCAGGGCAGCCGTATGAACAAAATCGGTCAGTTGCGCCCTCAGATCCCAGACCTCTGGATGGGCTGCCAGCAATTCCTGATCGGCAGGGGATACCTCCTTCTGCAAACTAAAGAGGTGAACATTGGGTATCTCTGCCAGGGAAAGCAATAACTCCAGCGGGATGGCACGGGTACGGTTGTAAGGGTTTTCGGGGTTGCCTGACCAGACGATGCCGATTTTAAGGCAGGGGGCAGGAGGGGAAGCGGCGGGGAGGAGGGGAAGATCGGCTCTGGCGGGCACGCGCAGGTAGGGAATAGGGGCGGGGACAGTTTCCAGAGTGGTACCCAGAATATGGGCCAGACTCAGCAGCGGGGCATGGACATCAAAGGCAGGGGGTGGGCTGCCGTAGGGAATCACCTGCTGGATATGGGGAATGCCTTTCAGCAGTTCAACTAAGGGGGGATGGCATTCCAGCAGGATGCGTCCGCCCCTTTCAGCTACCAGAGAGGAGTAGCGGACAAACTGGATGATGTCGCCCATACCCTGCTCTGCATGGAGGAAGATGGTTTTCCCGTTCAGCGGCGAGCCATCCCACAGGGGGGCAGGTAGGGGACGCATGGGATGAAAAGAGGGCAGGTTTACCTTCCAGCGCCACTCGTATTCGGCAAAGCCCGCCTGGAAGTCTCCCCCAATGAGCAGGGTGAGTGCTTTATTCCAGTGGGCTTCGGCAAAGTCTGCTTCGATCGCGATCGCCTGGTCGTAGTACTGGATTGCCGTTTGCAGGTCACCCTGATCCCGAAAAATATTGCCCCAATTGTTGTAGGCTTTGGCGTAGTCAGGTTTGAGGGCGATCGCCTGCTGATAATGTTCAGCCGCCTGGGTAAAGTCACCCAGTTCCTTCAGAGCATTACCCAGATGGTTATGGGCCTGGGCAAAGTCGGGGCGGAGGGCAACCGCCTGCCGGTAGCAATCTGCTGCCTGGGCAAACGCTTCCTGGGCATAGAAGGCAAGCCCCAGATTGTTGTAAGCATCGGCGTATTGGGGATTGTAGGCGATCGCCATGCGGTAGTGGTGAATCGCTTCCTCCACCTGGCCCTTCGCTCTTAACGCATTGGCATAGTTGTTGTGGGCATCGGCATAGTTCGGCTTCAGCCGGAGAGCCTGCTGGTAGTAAGCGATCGCCTCCTCCAGCCTGCCCTGCTCGTGTAACGCCACTGCCAGGTTATTGCACACGTCCTGGTGATTTGGGTCAGCCGCCAGGACTTTACGGTAATGGGCGATCGCCGCTTCGTACTTGCGTTCCCGGTGAGCAATCAACCCCAGCAAATGCCAGACCTCCGGGTGTTCCTGCTGCTGAAGAATCTGATGGCAAACCTGCTCTGCTTCGCGCAATCGTCCCGCCTGCTGGTGCTGGATGGCAGTTTTGAGGTCTTCGGGAAGGGGGGGACGGGGGGCGGGGGGCACGTATGGGGTATCGGGGAGCGGGGGGTGGGGGTTGAGTGCCGCCGAGATTGTATCTACCAGCGCAGAAAATGCCCCCAGTGAAGCGTGGGGTAATCCTTCTCCACCGCTCTGTCCTTCTGTCACCTTCACACCCGGCAGCCTGTACCCCGTACCTTG is from Leptothermofonsia sichuanensis E412 and encodes:
- a CDS encoding Uma2 family endonuclease, which produces MVAIVKKPLTFEEFLNWDDGSGRSFELVNGVAMPLSEPTAKHEDVVEGLCRLLIDHCQSLKLPYVPRQSKQVRLNSPPGENESSRKADIVVFAKDEWERMRQSSASAAAYIPPPLIIEVVSTNWRDDYRIKLNDYETLGVMEYWITDYAGLGGVQYIGSPKQPTLTINRLIDGEYQAQCYQGETSILSPTFPQLKLTVAQIVAMTEV
- a CDS encoding tetratricopeptide repeat protein, which translates into the protein MIAPSDNLQLALQHQREGRTCEAEQVYRQILEHQPDSVDALNLLGALVYQQGRFQEAVACFEQVLILQPDNPDSYNSMGVVLKGQGRAEEAVSYYRQALELRPEHPEVHNNLGNALRQVGGLEEAIAAYEQALALRPNYPEAHNNLGVALKDQGRLEDALSHLQTAIALKPNYPEAYQGLGSALQRLGRLEEAAQAFQQALALKPDYPEACNSLGNLLQQQGRFEEAVVQHQQAITLRPNYPEAHHSLANAFQQQGRLEEAIAQYEQALALRPDYPEACSNLGNAFQEQGKVDQAIAQYRRALELRPDFAEAHSNLGAALKEQRKIEEAIAHFQEAIALRPDYPEVHNNLGNLYQEQGRVAEAIASYRTALEIKPDFAEIHSNLGNILQQEGQFEEAFQHFHRAIELQPNYAGAYNNLGIALRNTGQVQAAFEAYEKAIAADPNFVEAHWNKALNHLLIGEFQPGFAGYEWRFRWSRFQQQSPPRPYPQPRWDGSPLEGKTIFLYAEQGMGDTIQFIRYVPLVARQGGQVIVECHPPLVDLLRTVAGITQIIPYGSPVPPFDIHASLMSLPHILGTTLDTIPAHVPYINAPDQDPAILPQSLFSRSSSPCLKIGIVWSGNPENPYNRARTVSLKYLLPLAELPGIQLYSLQKEPSTEDIQCLQRHPEIQDLRGLLTSFVTTASIIRQLDLILSVDTAVTHLAGALGKPVWLLLPFAPDWRWMLEREDSPWYPTMRLFRQPSFGAWESVLVRVREELEKEVGDGRRQGTGYRLPGVKVTEGQSGGEGLPHASLGAFSALVDTISAALNPHPPLPDTPYVPPAPRPPLPEDLKTAIQHQQAGRLREAEQVCHQILQQQEHPEVWHLLGLIAHRERKYEAAIAHYRKVLAADPNHQDVCNNLAVALHEQGRLEEAIAYYQQALRLKPNYADAHNNYANALRAKGQVEEAIHHYRMAIAYNPQYADAYNNLGLAFYAQEAFAQAADCYRQAVALRPDFAQAHNHLGNALKELGDFTQAAEHYQQAIALKPDYAKAYNNWGNIFRDQGDLQTAIQYYDQAIAIEADFAEAHWNKALTLLIGGDFQAGFAEYEWRWKVNLPSFHPMRPLPAPLWDGSPLNGKTIFLHAEQGMGDIIQFVRYSSLVAERGGRILLECHPPLVELLKGIPHIQQVIPYGSPPPAFDVHAPLLSLAHILGTTLETVPAPIPYLRVPARADLPLLPAASPPAPCLKIGIVWSGNPENPYNRTRAIPLELLLSLAEIPNVHLFSLQKEVSPADQELLAAHPEVWDLRAQLTDFVHTAALVNQLDLVISVDTAVTHLAGAMGQRVWLLLPYAPDWRWMLERQDSPWYPTMQVFRQAVPGDWAGVIAQVRQALGEKPATRKAVSTAVSSLVEGYQQPGVGLSFQGTGFGEPEPNPATQHKQAKHPQKARKKSPTPTIPTGSPGSQPPKSETVLPSQGLETVLQYYNDGNLAEAERVCRQILAVQPGQVETRHLLAVILCRSGQLESAIAQFRQVLQQEPNFADAWCNLGSALREQGNPEAAIAHYRRAITLNPDHADAQYNLGTVLQEQDQLEEALIHCQRAVALKPDFADAYYSLGFVQRRLAHLEAAIASYRRAVQLAPWYPEAHKNLGHALLLQGDLKNGFAEYEWRWRQKNWAPRPFSQPLWDGSSLEGKTILLHAEQGMGDTIQFIRYAPLVKARGGNVLVECQPLLRRLLETAPGIDHLIVQGSPLPPFDTHAPLLSLPHILGTTLDTIPASIPYLASPPFPPTSHFSLLTPPSLPLPLKIGIVWAGNPDHKNNRYRSCKLEHFQSLINLPGVHFYSLQKGDGAAELQANPNLPIEDMSGRLEDFADTAAAIAQFDLIISVDTAVAHLAGALGKPVWLLLSYSPDWRWMLERQDSPWYPTMRLFRQNQPGDWQSVFEQVEVALRQKVGTAKPGIKGTEQPLDLRDGEKGRRGSAGRHPRTEVNICWNLDLVSDQGIYGVYLALALLKNPQLRPVLTASIDESLPSLYQALLRPLLAPPEAQSVPGKQWIVSSLGESVVLPQAPGQLKDACHIGLAGSVSSLTPDAIARARHCSRLLTASTWMTERFRSWGLNPIQIAMQGVDPTLVYPGATANLFGDRFVIFSGGELSYSRGADIVISAFKAFYSRHPEALLVTAWHSVGSASLKALELSGNVPDLPAGAQTGQLRVREWLLANGLPSDSFLTLGAVPYPQLGQVLREADAALFPSRCEVGINLNAIASLACGIPTLLSANTGNLDLIRHNLGYPLQSQRPVKATDLPVNVEGWGESDVEEVVETLERIYTNHREASHRGTAAADFIKDWTWEKQILSFMAAVANSY